A genomic stretch from Clavelina lepadiformis chromosome 5, kaClaLepa1.1, whole genome shotgun sequence includes:
- the LOC143459272 gene encoding uncharacterized protein LOC143459272, whose protein sequence is MMTLKYDNTVVDQQPSKAVERLEGANQSVDVLDCHFINKESLSTNSFGSGKDANSPDTNHMRQCEDTMDEMDLQGPPLEKRICMNNMQQQIGSHLPRVLDMNVTLWQFLLELLMDPSANSHLISWTSTDGEFKLHNSEEVARLWGLRKNKTNMNYDKLSRALRYYYDKNIIKKVNGQKFVYKFVSFPEIIKTETKIPFRVKMERLTHSDGGSNGPADEEDGNPPSPTLSNSPPSMVVNRPDTSDDGLRYYLHCQQQLSHSEEKDFEGSIKSRRKPPSQNDVLSSQRRLLTSHNERDSHGRLSPSHSQDSWSLRESNDENRKYAQDALSYNAHSSDVSRMSLNATSAAVAAAAALSAASLTEEERARNAGATAAFWAGIRQVVAAAAAASTSTASEASSHGHSSNAVESDREHHRSQVSGKKYYNENLSSSGTWDRHNSNNNHRQSFCPSNRSYQQDQQQAQQSGSEKLKRHQLSPTYHSGSRQSPQRDAEALLFLQQHYQEQDMRRGPDFSYPRHKLTQEDLIKRNKKALADALLARAPNYLANTAPRSPSMLPMLSGQKRKYDDILTEHPTSSCRREDAVSKSSFEKVHSKVELSDAVKLQKPKEEVNHTSSFPDGYAKYRAIGLRKCSPSEDAKPISPVALRGSRSSPVNNEESALALIMNGEHSNVVSKNLSTKKDTSTDAPLDLCTSPKGSGGSLLSSPRSENSSPVSPHSSMDILLRMPKVDCQAERSEIAREKEKTKSKSPELIPAPEQREALEKENRAETGSIKHRRLTGKKSIDRKPSPIDLSRSTRTDNDNDFDVMSSTLFQQFPGLRNGSLLAYDGKSINTPDAVCRKTPSDTTASFFPSSMVMTPSPMVIPSITFWSTLSPMPTNNVKPEKDTSKFGGSRDANGSDNTSGGKDRNTSPASLKSSTVFQFPSVVNGQMTFAGVPVRPIAAALGQPIPANQVSSVASQLTSHMSSVASPMNLLSPKSIASLTTS, encoded by the exons TGTTGGACATGAACGTCACTTTATGGCAATTTCTTCTTGAGCTTCTGATGGATCCTTCGGCGAACAGTCATCTAATCAGTTGGACCTCCACCGATGGAGAATTCAAACTTCATAACTCGGAAGAAGTGGCCAGACTCTGGGGCCTGCGTAAAAATAAGACTAATATGAACTACGACAAACTAAGCAGAGCTCTTCGTTATTATTACGACAAG AACATAATCAAGAAAGTGAATGGTCAAAAATTCGTCTACAAATTCGTTTCCTTTCCTGAAATTATAAAGACAGAAACCAAAATTCCATTCCGGGTCAAAATGGAGCGCCTCACGCACTCCGATGGAGGATCAAATGGCCCTGCTGATGAAGAAGATGGAAATCCTCCATCTCCGACTCTGTCCAATTCTCCACCGTCGATGGTAGTGAATCGGCCGGACACAAGCGATGACGGGCTTCGTTACTATCTCCATTGCCAGCAGCAGCTATCTCATTCAGAGGAGAAAGACTTCGAAGGCTCCATCAAATCTCGGCGCAAACCCCCCTCCCAAAATGACGTTTTATCAAGTCAAAGGCGATTATTGACTTCTCACAACGAGCGGGATAGCCACGGACGTTTATCGCCTTCTCACAGCCAGGATAGCTGGTCTTTACGAGAAAGCAACGACGAAAACCGAAAGTATGCACAGGACGCTTTGTCTTATAACGCCCACTCCTCTGACGTTTCTAGAATGTCTTTGAATGCGACTTCAGCTGCAGTCGCTGCAGCAGCAGCGTTATCTGCGGCATCTTTGACCGAAGAGGAACGGGCTCGAAACGCAGGAGCAACTGCAGCTTTTTGGGCAGGGATTCGCCAGGTTGTTGCCGCTGCTGCTGCAGCGTCTACGTCAACTGCCAGTGAGGCTTCTTCACACGGACATTCGTCAAACG CCGTGGAAAGCGACAGGGAGCATCATCGATCGCAAGTATCCGGGAAGAAATATTACAATGAAAATTTATCATCTTCAGGAACCTGGGATCGCCataacagcaacaacaacCATAGGCAGAGTTTCTGTCCCTCAAATCGTTCCTATCAACAGGATCAACAGCAAGCACAACAAAGCGGCAGTGAAAAACTAAAAAGGCATCAGTTGTCTCCTACTTATCATTCCGGTTCAAGGCAGTCACCCCAGCGCGATGCGGAAGCcttgttatttttgcaacaGCATTATCAAGAGCAAGATATGAGACGGGGTCCAGACTTTTCTTATCCTAGACATAAACTCACACAAGAGGATTTAATTAAAAGAAACAAGAAAGCCCTTGCTGATGCCCTACTGGCTCGTGCGCCAAATTATCTCGCCAACACCGCTCCAAGAAGCCCGTCAATGTTGCCGATGTTAAGTGGACAGAAACGTAAATACGATGATATTCTCACTGAGCATCCGACATCAAGTTGTCGACGAGAAGACgcagtttccaaatcttcattTGAAAAGGTTCACTCCAAAGTGGAGTTGTCAGATGCAGTTAAGCTTCAGAAACCTAAAGAAGAAGTGAATCACACGTCATCTTTTCCGGATGGCTACGCGAAATACCGAGCAATTGGCTTGAGAAAATGTTCTCCAAGTGAAGATGCAAAACCCATATCTCCAGTCGCACTCCGTGGAAGCCGGTCATCTCCGGTAAACAATGAAGAATCTGCGCTCGCGCTTATTATGAACGGTGAGCACTCCAATGTGGTTTCTAAGAATCTTTCCACCAAAAAGGATACCAGCACCGATGCTCCTTTGGATTTGTGTACATCCCCAAAAGGATCCGGAGGTTCACTTCTCAGCTCCCCACGCTCAGAAAATTCTTCACCGGTTTCTCCCCACTCTTCGATGGACATTCTGCTGCGTATGCCAAAGGTTGACTGCCAAGCTGAAAGATCAGAAATTGCACGAGAAAAGGAAAAAACGAAAAGTAAGTCTCCAGAGCTTATACCAGCTCCAGAACAACGAGAAGCCCTGGAAAAAGAGAATAGAGCTGAAACTGGGAGCATCAAGCACAGGCGATTAACTGGTAAAAAATCGATCGACCGCAAGCCAAGTCCGATTGATTTGAGCCGATCAACACGAACTGATAATGACAACGATTTTGACGTAATGTCATCAACACTCTTTCAACAATTTCCTGGACTTCGAAACGGATCTCTTTTAGCGTACGATGGAAAGAGCATTAACACGCCAGACGCAGTTTGTCGTAAAACACCTTCAGATACAACTGCCTCTTTTTTCCCAAGCTCTATGGTCATGACTCCATCACCTATG GTAATACCAAGCATTACTTTTTGGAGCACACTGAGCCCCATGCCAACCAATAACGTAAAGCCAGAAAAAGATACCTCAAAGTTCGGAGGATCGAGAGATGCCAATGGAAGTGACAACACATCTGGTGGGAAGGATAGAAATACGTCCCCTGCCTCGTTAAAGTCAAGCACGGTCTTTCAATTCCCGTCTGTTGTTAACGGACAAATGACTTTTGCCGGTGTTCCTGTACGACCTATCGCAGCCGCTTTGGGTCAACCGATACCTGCTAATCAAGTAAGCAGTGTTGCGTCACAACTGACGTCACACATGTCCAGCGTTGCATCTCCAATGAATTTGCTCTCACCTAAATCCATTGCATCTCTTACGACTTCGTAA